In Aeromicrobium sp. A1-2, the DNA window GCGGCAACAGCGGATGGTCGGTCAGCTCGCGATCAGCCGATCGACCGCATCGATGATGATGGCCGGGTCGACGTCGATGTCGGCCTGGATGCGGTTCATAGGACTTCCGGGACCGTACGGCGTGGTGTCACCGGCGACGAGGTACGCGTACTGGGAATCGGGGATGCTGTCGGTGATCGCCCAGAAGCACGAGTTGACGTAGCTCGCTGGGAAGATCTCCAGCACCTTGACCCCGGCACCCGCGAACACGAGGTTCGTCAGCGCCGCTCCGTGCGGCGCCACGACGACCTCGGCCGCAGCGTAGTGGTCGATCTGGTCCCGCACGGACATCCCGCCAGGCTCGATGCACACGAACCCGCGATCCTCGAGCAGCGCCATCAGGGCCTCCTCCTGGACGATTCGTCGCGTGTTGCGCTGCGATCCTCGGGTGACGTAGATCCGTCGCGGCTTGTCGCTGACGTCGTGCGGCACCAGGCGTGAGCGCAGCCAGTCCACGGTCGAGCGCGGTGCGACTTCCTTCGGGTTCGGCAGGCTCGGCACCACGAGCTGGTCAGCCCGGACGGCCCGGTGCTTCTGCGTCTCCACGATGTGATGGTCGCCAAGTCCGACCAGCTCCAGCAGATCCCGCTGCCAGCCGGTCCCGGCAGGCACGTAGAGCGCATCGGCGACACGCCCCGGCATAGTCTCCTGGAAGACCCCGAAGCGGGGCAGGACGTCGAGCAGGAAGTGGTAGTAGTTGCCGCTGCCGCCGCGCGTCGCGAGCGAGACCAGCGTGCCCTCGACATGCTCGACCGGCGGCAACCTGTGGCGCAGGAAGATCGGGTGCTCACGCCAGCGGGTGATGCCGAAGTACTCGCTGGTCTCGTAGTCCAGCGTTCCGCCGGGGGTCACATTCGCGCCGTAGTCCCCCACCACGATGCCGCGGTCGATCTCCAGCGAGTACCGCGGCGCGACGTCGAACATCCTGGCCTTGTCGAACACCCAGTGCCCCGCCGGCGTGCCCTGGGCGGGCTGGCGCCGGATCTGCTCACCGACATCGAGCCGGTGCAGCGTCACGGCGTCGGGCTCGAGCGCGGCGGTCGCACCGACCGTCGCGGTGGCTCGCCGGGGCAGCGCACGTGCTCCCTGCAGACGGGACAGCGGTCGCGCCACCATGCCCGCCGCGAGGGACGCCAGTCGGTGCAGACGCTTGAGCAACGGCCACGCCGGTTGCAGCGCGTTGGGGAGCCGGGTCATGCTCCGACGGTGTCCCGCGACAACCAGGCCATGCCGAGGCGGGGCAGGAACTGCTCACGCTCGACCAGGTTGAGGCCCGCCGAGGTGAAGAACGCCTCGAGCTCCTCCCAGGAGTGTCCCGGGAGGTCGTGGTACTCCAGCACGACTCGTCGGACTCCGGCCCAGTCGGCCGGGTCCGAGCCGAGCACCATGTCGTACTCTCCACCCTCGGTGTCGATCTTGACGATGTCGGCCGTGCGTCCGCTGATCGTGAGGGCCTCGGCCATCGACACGCTGCGGACCGAGACCTTGGCGGCGTCGGCGGTCAGGTGCAACACGCCGTTGTGCCCGCTCGCGGCGCCGTTGT includes these proteins:
- a CDS encoding DUF563 domain-containing protein gives rise to the protein MTRLPNALQPAWPLLKRLHRLASLAAGMVARPLSRLQGARALPRRATATVGATAALEPDAVTLHRLDVGEQIRRQPAQGTPAGHWVFDKARMFDVAPRYSLEIDRGIVVGDYGANVTPGGTLDYETSEYFGITRWREHPIFLRHRLPPVEHVEGTLVSLATRGGSGNYYHFLLDVLPRFGVFQETMPGRVADALYVPAGTGWQRDLLELVGLGDHHIVETQKHRAVRADQLVVPSLPNPKEVAPRSTVDWLRSRLVPHDVSDKPRRIYVTRGSQRNTRRIVQEEALMALLEDRGFVCIEPGGMSVRDQIDHYAAAEVVVAPHGAALTNLVFAGAGVKVLEIFPASYVNSCFWAITDSIPDSQYAYLVAGDTTPYGPGSPMNRIQADIDVDPAIIIDAVDRLIAS